The Pirellulimonas nuda genome includes a region encoding these proteins:
- a CDS encoding peptidase domain-containing ABC transporter, with protein sequence MQIAPPSAEPDLAAVLVRLARERGARVERLRAEKLLAEAGAAWPGDPRLLWMKWLATGATSLGLRAKAMRMTVDDALRLAQDGALVVAASQGDQLVSLVLGFDGGHAEVAAEGSNDSRRLTPTQLTSELGAPIEQEPDKWVWMVVTDVELGHDHGGRLHRNPVNRLLDLMRPERSDIWVVVVFAFSVGVLSLATPIAVESLVNMVAFGRMLQPLLVLSIMLFGFLAFSGLLRALQTFVVEIIQQRLFVRVAADLAYRLPRIKPSSLHGEYGPELTNRFFDVVTLQKVVAQLLLDGVTILLTTLVGMTVLAFYHPFLLGFDVVLLALVTIGVFLMGRGAFSTAIQESIQKYRLAAWLDDLARCSSAFKSSGGAEFALDRANYLTAGYLECRRGHFKVLFRQLLFIFGLQAVAGTVLLGCGGWLVIREQLTLGQLIAAELIVATILSALNKLGKHIEGFCDLVASVDKLGHLFDLEMEPQDGQLALTPGSGVRVRITSASDGFDGARQEVRSLALESGERVALLDPAGAGGSPLIDMLYGLSKPEGGHVEIEHADPRDLHPETLRTAVAMVRSVDVFEGTLAENIHLGRPDVSMTDVRWALQGVRMLDTVLRLPEGLDTPLNGAGGPFIPSQLMMLMLARAVVGRPRMVLVDGALDGLGDQQLEVAIDLLTDPARGWTLLATTGRRTIAERFDRVIDLAAEDADAANLRPTSNGEAPQ encoded by the coding sequence ATGCAAATAGCTCCCCCGTCCGCAGAACCCGATCTAGCCGCTGTGCTGGTGCGTCTTGCCCGTGAACGCGGGGCGAGGGTCGAGCGCTTACGGGCCGAGAAACTGCTCGCAGAGGCGGGCGCCGCCTGGCCAGGCGACCCCCGTCTGTTGTGGATGAAATGGCTTGCCACCGGCGCCACGAGCCTGGGGCTGCGGGCCAAGGCCATGCGAATGACCGTCGACGACGCCCTGCGGCTAGCCCAGGACGGGGCGCTCGTGGTGGCTGCGTCGCAGGGGGATCAGCTCGTCAGCCTAGTGTTGGGCTTTGACGGCGGGCACGCCGAGGTGGCCGCAGAGGGCTCGAACGACAGCCGCCGACTTACCCCGACGCAGCTTACCAGCGAATTGGGCGCCCCCATCGAGCAAGAACCGGACAAGTGGGTCTGGATGGTTGTTACGGACGTCGAGTTGGGGCACGACCACGGGGGCCGGTTGCACCGCAACCCCGTCAACAGGCTGCTGGATTTGATGCGGCCGGAGCGGTCAGACATCTGGGTGGTGGTGGTCTTCGCTTTCTCCGTCGGCGTGCTGAGCCTCGCCACGCCGATCGCGGTCGAGTCGCTGGTGAATATGGTCGCGTTCGGGCGGATGCTGCAACCGCTGCTCGTGCTGTCGATCATGCTCTTCGGATTCCTAGCGTTTTCCGGGCTGCTGCGGGCGTTGCAGACGTTCGTCGTCGAGATCATCCAACAGCGACTCTTTGTCCGTGTGGCTGCGGACTTGGCCTATCGGCTCCCACGCATCAAGCCTTCGTCGCTGCATGGGGAGTACGGGCCCGAGTTGACCAACCGCTTCTTCGACGTGGTGACGCTGCAAAAGGTCGTCGCACAGCTCCTGCTTGATGGCGTAACGATCCTGCTCACCACGCTCGTCGGCATGACGGTCCTGGCGTTCTACCACCCGTTCCTACTGGGCTTCGACGTGGTGCTCTTGGCGTTGGTGACGATCGGCGTCTTCTTGATGGGCCGGGGCGCCTTCTCAACCGCCATCCAAGAATCTATCCAAAAGTACCGCTTGGCCGCATGGCTTGACGACCTCGCCCGCTGCTCCTCGGCGTTCAAGTCGTCCGGCGGCGCCGAGTTCGCGCTCGACCGCGCGAATTACCTCACCGCTGGGTACTTGGAGTGCCGTCGGGGCCACTTCAAAGTCCTCTTCCGGCAACTGCTTTTCATCTTCGGCCTGCAGGCCGTCGCCGGGACGGTGCTGCTGGGCTGCGGCGGCTGGCTGGTGATCCGCGAGCAGCTCACCCTCGGACAGTTGATCGCGGCGGAGCTGATCGTCGCGACGATCCTCAGCGCGCTCAACAAGCTGGGTAAGCACATCGAGGGATTCTGCGACCTGGTGGCGTCGGTGGACAAGCTTGGTCACCTGTTCGATCTGGAGATGGAACCTCAAGACGGCCAGCTCGCTCTAACGCCCGGCTCTGGGGTGCGTGTGCGGATCACAAGCGCATCTGACGGCTTTGACGGAGCCCGGCAAGAGGTTCGGAGCTTGGCGCTCGAGTCAGGCGAACGCGTCGCACTACTCGACCCGGCCGGCGCCGGGGGGAGTCCGCTTATCGACATGCTCTACGGCCTGAGCAAGCCCGAAGGGGGGCACGTTGAGATTGAGCACGCCGACCCACGCGACCTGCATCCCGAGACGCTCCGTACCGCGGTTGCGATGGTGCGGAGCGTCGACGTGTTCGAGGGGACATTGGCCGAGAACATCCACCTCGGCCGCCCCGACGTGAGCATGACCGACGTCCGCTGGGCCTTACAGGGGGTGCGGATGCTCGACACGGTGCTGCGCCTCCCGGAAGGGCTCGACACGCCGCTGAACGGCGCCGGCGGCCCGTTCATCCCTTCGCAATTGATGATGCTGATGCTGGCCCGCGCGGTGGTCGGCCGGCCGCGGATGGTGCTGGTAGACGGCGCCCTCGACGGGTTAGGGGACCAACAACTGGAGGTTGCAATCGATCTGCTGACCGACCCCGCCCGCGGCTGGACCCTACTGGCGACCACCGGCCGACGAACGATCGCAGAGCGGTTTGATCGCGTGATCGACCTTGCAGCCGAAGACGCTGACGCGGCCAATCTCCGGCCGACATCCAACGGGGAGGCGCCTCAGTGA
- a CDS encoding HlyD family secretion protein — protein sequence MTLPTKHPKSPPLTETAYSEIDFPSLRLTRSSRLARRLARWLLFSIAVAMIAMIFAPWQQSVRGDGSVVAFDPVNRTQSVQSPVKGVIDEIGEGIFENAEVKKGQLVYRIVDQDPQYLSRINQQVENTKQQIVAAQQRLERTEDQLTANQQVIKAKQDELASTRSGQIEAMAAADAYVLMAENKLAAERAGLVAAEGEVWQTELEYNRKKSLSEQGFESGKNFQEAELKYRQAMAKLKQAEQYVGAAENEVEGKKKDRESKRQEWEGKINKVDSELAKSQSDVAKSRGDIAKTNEEIGKIQNELTKLETQYARQQTQEVRAPRDGFIMRLLAYDRSAIVKQGDTLFTIVPKTDKPAVQLWVDGNDQPLISPGRHVRLQFEGWPAAQFSGWPSVAVGTFGGEVAFVDPTDDDMGKFRVVVVPDDQSDPWPKYPYLRQGVRAKGWVLLNRVPLGYEVWRRLNGFPPSLKSSADAEKADSSKPPKVKI from the coding sequence GTGACCCTACCCACAAAACACCCAAAATCGCCGCCGCTGACCGAAACGGCCTACAGCGAGATCGACTTTCCGTCTCTGCGGCTCACCCGCAGCTCTCGGTTGGCGCGGCGTCTTGCGCGGTGGCTGCTCTTTTCCATTGCCGTCGCGATGATCGCGATGATTTTTGCCCCGTGGCAGCAGTCCGTCCGCGGCGACGGCTCGGTGGTCGCCTTCGACCCGGTCAACCGGACCCAGTCCGTGCAGTCGCCCGTGAAAGGGGTAATCGACGAGATCGGCGAGGGGATCTTCGAGAACGCCGAGGTGAAGAAGGGGCAGCTCGTGTATCGGATCGTCGATCAAGACCCCCAGTACCTCAGCCGGATTAATCAACAGGTCGAGAACACGAAGCAGCAGATCGTCGCCGCCCAGCAGCGGCTGGAGCGCACCGAGGACCAACTGACCGCGAACCAACAGGTCATCAAGGCCAAGCAGGACGAGCTCGCGTCTACCCGCTCCGGGCAGATAGAAGCCATGGCCGCGGCCGACGCCTACGTGCTGATGGCGGAAAACAAGCTGGCGGCCGAACGCGCGGGGCTGGTGGCAGCGGAAGGTGAGGTGTGGCAGACCGAGTTGGAGTACAACCGAAAGAAGTCGCTCAGCGAGCAAGGCTTCGAATCGGGGAAGAACTTCCAAGAAGCCGAACTCAAGTACCGCCAAGCGATGGCCAAGCTGAAGCAGGCCGAACAGTACGTCGGCGCCGCGGAGAACGAGGTCGAGGGGAAGAAGAAGGACCGTGAGTCGAAGCGGCAAGAATGGGAAGGGAAGATTAATAAGGTCGATTCGGAACTGGCCAAGAGCCAGAGCGACGTCGCCAAGAGCCGGGGCGACATCGCCAAGACCAACGAAGAGATCGGCAAGATCCAGAACGAGCTGACCAAGCTCGAAACCCAATACGCACGCCAACAGACGCAAGAGGTGCGAGCCCCCCGCGATGGCTTCATCATGCGGCTGCTTGCTTACGATCGTTCAGCGATCGTCAAGCAGGGCGACACCCTGTTCACCATCGTGCCAAAAACCGACAAGCCCGCCGTGCAGTTGTGGGTTGACGGCAACGACCAGCCGCTGATCTCCCCCGGCCGGCACGTGCGACTGCAGTTCGAGGGCTGGCCAGCCGCTCAGTTCTCCGGGTGGCCAAGCGTGGCGGTCGGAACTTTTGGGGGCGAGGTTGCTTTTGTCGATCCCACGGACGACGACATGGGAAAATTTCGGGTAGTGGTGGTCCCCGACGACCAGAGCGACCCCTGGCCCAAGTACCCGTACCTGCGGCAAGGCGTACGGGCCAAGGGATGGGTTCTGCTCAACCGCGTGCCGCTTGGTTACGAGGTCTGGCGTCGGCTGAACGGGTTCCCGCCGTCGCTGAAGTCGAGCGCCGACGCCGAAAAGGCCGACAGTTCGAAGCCTCCAAAGGTCAAAATCTAG
- a CDS encoding TolC family protein, translating to MSPGKSILAVLALAVAAVGCRSGRAPRVVDSPPPPPVVALSPTVELAAYKQTAAEAPSDEAPEALRLPPIAQPDPAGEPGPTAEPEPIAAPETLPNPAARPLELGQVISSVRSSFPLIQQAAAGRVIASGETLSASGAFDHKLDADSVSQPLDFYKNYRNGIGVKRDTTWGGQTFAGYRIGRGEFEPWYLERETNKGGEFKLGFMAPIGRDRWIDENRSALWQAQLEQRRVEPEILAQVIFSVREGSVAYWGWVAAGANYRIAEGLLQLAEERNQGLEAQVEAQEKAPIDLVDNRRIIVSREAKQIDARRKLEQSAVKLSLYYRAADGAPLVADDALLPAAFPEVPRVDPGNDPLPLTPGDTELALRQRPELVELQTVRQQLNVALRQANNETWPDLDAGLISSQDVGEPTSSKRDKSQLKLEAVVTMSVPLERRKALGKIRSLQGKLAQVAAKNRYASDKIVAEVQVARAALKAASERVVRATESFELAGKMQQAERELFSNGQSTLFNLNIREQQAAEAAADRVDALLEYYIARADYAAALGEDAPAL from the coding sequence GTGTCGCCTGGCAAGTCTATCCTCGCCGTCCTAGCGCTGGCGGTCGCGGCCGTGGGCTGCCGATCGGGTAGGGCGCCGCGCGTGGTTGATTCGCCCCCGCCGCCCCCTGTTGTCGCACTGTCGCCGACGGTCGAGCTGGCCGCTTACAAGCAGACCGCCGCGGAGGCTCCCTCGGACGAGGCTCCCGAAGCGCTGCGGCTGCCGCCGATCGCCCAGCCCGATCCGGCCGGAGAGCCTGGCCCGACCGCCGAGCCAGAGCCCATCGCGGCGCCGGAAACGCTGCCAAACCCCGCCGCGCGGCCCCTGGAACTGGGGCAGGTCATTAGCTCGGTCCGAAGCTCGTTCCCGCTGATCCAGCAGGCGGCCGCCGGGCGGGTGATCGCCTCGGGCGAAACGCTCTCGGCCTCGGGGGCGTTCGATCACAAACTGGACGCCGACAGCGTGTCGCAGCCGCTCGACTTCTACAAGAACTACCGCAACGGCATCGGCGTCAAACGGGACACCACCTGGGGGGGCCAGACGTTCGCCGGCTACCGCATCGGCCGCGGCGAGTTCGAGCCGTGGTACTTGGAACGCGAGACCAACAAGGGGGGCGAGTTCAAGCTCGGCTTTATGGCGCCGATCGGTCGTGACCGCTGGATCGATGAGAACCGCTCTGCGCTGTGGCAGGCGCAGCTCGAACAACGACGCGTTGAGCCGGAGATCCTCGCACAAGTGATCTTCTCCGTGCGAGAGGGGAGCGTCGCGTACTGGGGATGGGTAGCGGCGGGGGCCAATTACCGCATCGCCGAGGGGCTGCTTCAGCTCGCCGAGGAGCGCAACCAAGGCCTCGAAGCCCAGGTTGAGGCGCAGGAAAAGGCGCCGATCGACCTGGTCGACAACCGCCGCATCATCGTTTCGCGCGAGGCCAAACAGATCGATGCCCGCCGTAAGCTCGAGCAGTCCGCGGTCAAGCTTTCGCTCTACTACCGCGCGGCGGACGGCGCCCCGCTGGTCGCAGACGACGCGTTGCTGCCCGCGGCGTTCCCGGAGGTTCCCCGGGTCGATCCAGGGAACGACCCGCTCCCACTGACGCCCGGCGATACGGAGCTGGCGCTGCGGCAGCGGCCCGAGCTGGTTGAGCTTCAGACCGTCCGCCAGCAGCTCAACGTCGCGCTCAGGCAGGCCAACAACGAGACGTGGCCCGACCTCGACGCCGGGCTGATCTCTTCGCAAGACGTGGGCGAGCCTACCAGCTCGAAGCGCGACAAGTCGCAGCTCAAGCTCGAGGCGGTCGTCACCATGTCGGTCCCGCTCGAGCGGCGCAAGGCGCTCGGCAAGATCCGCAGCCTGCAGGGCAAGCTCGCCCAAGTAGCCGCCAAGAACCGCTACGCTTCCGACAAGATCGTGGCCGAAGTACAAGTCGCCCGCGCCGCGCTCAAAGCGGCCAGCGAGCGTGTGGTGCGCGCAACCGAGAGCTTCGAGCTGGCGGGCAAGATGCAACAGGCAGAGCGGGAGCTGTTCTCCAACGGGCAGAGCACGCTCTTCAACCTGAACATCCGCGAGCAACAAGCCGCAGAGGCGGCCGCCGACCGGGTCGACGCGCTCTTGGAGTACTACATCGCTCGCGCCGATTACGCCGCGGCGTTGGGGGAAGACGCCCCCGCATTGTAG